Proteins co-encoded in one Pocillopora verrucosa isolate sample1 chromosome 1, ASM3666991v2, whole genome shotgun sequence genomic window:
- the LOC131785493 gene encoding neuropeptide FF receptor 1-like, whose translation MGDTDNMTMSSPNHTETHQRSILDTPEGKAQLSIYVLTFLLGSFGNVLVLLVVRSKKHRTVNDLFIVNLAISDLLMIGFLPVYSAKILVQFHHSTAFCKSVFPIATMTFFVSIFTLTSMAIHRCYVITNPFKPEMRKWKIMAWLVGVWVASFIAVLPLVLAIEGGLPGTADCPESWHSDALRKAYTACLFVLQYSLPLAVITAAYIRIAVDLLKSSTERFGPGKSLNNNRRDGNALSRLACKEDIQVLKTVAVIVLVFAICLLPLQLRWMMLDFGGETQRRIAGQVFVKFDVLLSIFHSCLNPLVYGTLTRRFRRGYIRYLICLCPCFKDRVPNGTASTTGYHYQDCSSPTNQNGSALDHAERTPLGRESPEHETKSTEV comes from the coding sequence ATGGGAGACACAGATAACATGACAATGTCATCACCGAACCACACAGAGACTCATCAGCGATCTATTCTAGACACTCCTGAGGGTAAAGCACAGCTTTCTATTTACGTTCTCACATTTCTGCTGGGTTCTTTTGGGAATGTCCTCGTATTACTGGTGGTTCGAAGTAAAAAACATCGAACCGTCAACGATCTCTTCATTGTCAATCTGGCCATCTCGGACCTTTTGATGATTGGATTCCTACCAGTTTACTCCGCGAAAATTCTGGTACAATTCCACCACAGTACGGCATTCTGCAAGAGTGTTTTTCCCATAGCTACAATGACGTTTTTTGTAAGTATATTCACACTGACATCCATGGCAATCCATCGCTGCTATGTCATCACAAACCCGTTTAAGCCCGAAATGCGAAAATGGAAGATCATGGCTTGGTTGGTTGGCGTGTGGGTTGCGTCCTTTATAGCTGTTCTTCCTCTCGTGCTGGCCATAGAGGGAGGATTACCTGGAACAGCTGATTGCCCCGAATCTTGGCATTCCGATGCGCTCAGAAAAGCTTACACAGCATGCTTGTTCGTGCTGCAGTATTCTCTTCCTTTGGCCGTCATCACTGCAGCGTATATACGGATAGCAGTGGATCTGCTGAAATCAAGCACAGAGAGATTTGGACCAGGGAAAAGTCTCAATAATAATCGGCGTGATGGCAATGCACTGTCGCGTCTCGCATGCAAAGAAGATATCCAGGTATTAAAAACCGTAGCTGTGATCGTGTTAGTGTTTGCAATTTGTTTGTTACCTCTTCAGCTCAGGTGGATGATGTTAGACTTTGGTGGGGAAACCCAAAGGCGCATTGCCGGTCAAGTGTTTGTAAAATTCGACGTCCTCCTCTCAATATTTCATAGCTGCCTTAATCCTCTGGTTTATGGGACCCTCACGAGGCGCTTCAGAAGAGGCTATATCAGATACTTGATATGCCTGTGTCCTTGTTTCAAAGATCGTGTACCCAATGGAACTGCGAGCACTACGGGGTATCATTATCAGGACTGTAGCTCACCTACCAACCAGAATGGTTCAGCTTTGGATCACGCTGAAAGGACACCTCTTGGACGAGAAAGCCCTGAACACGAAACGAAGAGCACTGAAGTGTAA